The nucleotide sequence CGACCTTCAACTAGATGCAGCTTTTATCGAATTGCTTCGCGAAGAACTACAGCATCGGAATATCCGTATCACGCAGTTCAGCGCCTAAGAGCAAAATCATCACACATACGTAACATATGGCAAAAGCCATCCTCTTATTTCGAAGGGAGGATGGCTTTTGTTATCTTACGCTTGCTCTGTAATAAACTC is from Brevibacillus brevis and encodes:
- a CDS encoding sporulation histidine kinase inhibitor Sda; the encoded protein is MKYLSDQMLIEVYHRAVDLQLDAAFIELLREELQHRNIRITQFSA